In Thermodesulfovibrio aggregans, the following proteins share a genomic window:
- a CDS encoding TIGR02556 family CRISPR-associated protein encodes MLSAVTEIGRLVSQPKVKIEGKIIFIVLGSDLSFKGIELEDFIPEKIDKYLYKHGESKGNRPSPLAPINPKEPEKTFAKIANWFKNSKRTLNLNDQEINITKIDDVFEKEKSIILQELKNQINQIDKKTNKFLSVRISGKYLGDFELFRKIFDFNISQRIGKSSSKNKACSICGEVKNTVSARTYVYQFDTDDKPGFITGFKKENYWKNIPVCQDCRNLLQNGRNFIENKLTFKFYGLKYQLIPKVLLSRSDILKDILEILSDTHKSISLKERIAKRLTNDENEILEYLSEKEDVMTLNFLFLKSQQSAERILLLIEDVFPSRLKTIFDAKRCIDTLFNEEFNFGKVRTFFYKSDQDKRESDLDKYFLEVVDSIFRGQRIDFNFWVKFFMQSIREDFINDNYYLSKTRDAMMCISFFEKLGLINFEEVVMEQNIFDEVFNKYKLLNTPEKRGIFLLGVLTQMLLNKQYSERGSKPFMKKLKSLKMDEKDIKALLSEVHNKLEEYDAFDKGKRLIAQEASKYLLQAGDSWKMPVDEINFYFACGMNMNDEIAKVVYNNPKVQEKTNE; translated from the coding sequence ATGCTTTCAGCAGTTACGGAAATTGGTAGATTGGTATCTCAGCCAAAGGTAAAAATAGAGGGAAAAATAATCTTTATTGTTCTTGGTTCTGACTTATCATTCAAAGGAATTGAACTTGAAGATTTCATCCCAGAAAAAATAGATAAATATCTTTATAAACACGGAGAGAGTAAGGGAAACAGACCATCGCCACTTGCACCAATAAACCCTAAGGAACCCGAAAAGACCTTTGCAAAAATTGCTAATTGGTTTAAGAACTCTAAAAGAACTCTAAATCTTAATGACCAAGAGATTAATATAACAAAGATTGATGATGTATTTGAAAAAGAAAAATCAATAATTTTACAGGAGTTAAAGAATCAAATAAACCAAATAGATAAAAAAACAAACAAATTTCTCTCAGTGAGGATAAGTGGCAAATATCTTGGAGATTTTGAACTTTTTAGAAAAATTTTTGACTTTAACATTTCTCAAAGAATTGGTAAGTCTTCATCTAAAAATAAAGCTTGCTCTATTTGTGGTGAGGTAAAAAACACTGTATCTGCAAGAACATATGTTTACCAATTTGATACTGATGACAAGCCCGGGTTTATAACTGGATTTAAAAAAGAGAACTACTGGAAAAATATTCCAGTATGTCAGGATTGTCGTAATCTGCTTCAGAATGGAAGAAATTTTATTGAAAATAAACTTACCTTTAAGTTTTATGGTCTTAAATATCAATTAATACCAAAAGTTTTATTAAGCAGGTCTGATATTCTAAAAGACATATTAGAAATTTTATCTGATACACATAAAAGCATTTCTCTTAAGGAAAGAATAGCAAAAAGGCTAACAAACGATGAAAATGAAATCCTTGAATATCTTTCTGAAAAGGAAGATGTTATGACTTTAAACTTTCTCTTCCTTAAAAGCCAGCAAAGTGCTGAAAGAATTCTGCTTCTAATAGAAGATGTTTTTCCATCAAGGCTAAAAACTATTTTTGATGCCAAAAGGTGTATAGATACACTTTTCAATGAAGAATTCAATTTTGGGAAAGTTAGAACATTTTTTTATAAATCTGATCAGGATAAAAGAGAGTCCGATCTTGATAAATATTTTCTTGAAGTAGTTGATTCTATTTTTAGAGGCCAGAGGATTGATTTCAATTTTTGGGTTAAGTTTTTCATGCAAAGTATAAGAGAAGATTTTATAAATGATAATTATTATCTTTCAAAAACAAGAGATGCAATGATGTGTATATCATTTTTTGAAAAACTTGGTTTAATAAATTTTGAGGAGGTAGTTATGGAGCAAAATATTTTCGATGAGGTTTTTAATAAATATAAGTTACTGAATACTCCCGAAAAAAGGGGCATATTTTTGCTTGGTGTTCTGACCCAGATGCTTCTTAATAAACAATATTCTGAAAGGGGCTCAAAACCTTTTATGAAAAAACTGAAAAGTCTGAAAATGGATGAAAAGGATATAAAAGCATTGTTGTCAGAGGTTCATAACAAATTGGAAGAATACGATGCCTTTGACAAAGGAAAAAGATTGATTGCCCAGGAAGCATCAAAGTATTTATTGCAGGCTGGCGATAGTTGGAAAATGCCAGTAGATGAGATTAATTTTTACTTTGCCTGTGGTATGAATATGAACGACGAAATTGCTAAAGTTGTGTATAATAATCCTAAGGTTCAGGAGAAGACAAATGAATGA